The nucleotide window GCCCGATCACCATTTTGCCAAAACCAATCGATATCCACCAGCTCCGCCAGCTCACCAAAGTCTTGGTTCATTTGCATCCTGCGCCCAAAAGCTAAGGGAATTTCCCTCGAGGCTTTCAGCGACTCGTTAGAAAAATGTCCAAATAGCTGGACTCCATTACCGGTAGAGTGACAAGGTTTTGCTGATTACTTGACGAATGTCATAACCGTCGACCACCATTTCCCGGGCTCGCCGGCACATCTGTAAACGGAATGGCGCATCAGAAAAAAGGGTTTCAATGGCTTGAGCAATAGAGGAACCATCTTTGGCGGGAACAATCAAACCATTGACGCCGTGGGAAATAATCTCCCGGCATCCGGGCACATCGGTAGTAACCGATACACGGCCACAAGCACCGGCTTCAATCAAGACTTTCGGTAAACCTTCCCGGTAAGAAGGTAACACCACCACATGGCACTGGTGATAAACTCTCACCATATCCTTCTGGTGATCTATCCATTCGATCAGGCCACTGCCGACCCATTCATCGAGTTCATCTCCGGAGATCGAACTACGATTGTGCGGGTCGATCCCTCCGGCTAAAACCATTTTTAACCCCGGAATCTTGCCCGAGGCCCGGAGGATTTTTGCCGCCTCGACAAATTCATAAATCCCCTTGTCCCGGAGAAGGCGGGCCGGCAAGGTGCAGACAAAACCCCCGGCCATGTCAGGCTCCGGGGAAAAGATGAATTCATCAATATCCACTCCCGAGCCTCTGATCAGTGCAATTTGCGCGGGGGTGGCGATTTGTGCAGAGATGAATTCCGCCACATCATCACGGTTCTGGAGGATGACTTTTGCCCCCGGGGAAGCGCAAATAAACTGCATCAGGGAAAAAACAGCTTTACGCCAGAGTCTGGTTTTCCAAGTCGTCGTCAGGAATGTACTGCCAAAACCGGTTACCGCCAAGATCATGCGGGGAATCCTGCACAACCGTGCAGCCAACCCCCCGAAAACCACCGCTTTAAATGCGACACAATGAACCACTGCCGGACGGAGTGTGAGTAAACCCCAGAAAATCGATAAAAAACAATAGAGCTCCAGGAACGGATTTTGCATGGCCCGGCCCAAGGGGATTTTCCTTATATGGAACCCCCGGCTGGCTAACTCATCCACACGCCCAGTGTCCGTGGTAAAAATCCAGACATCCCACCCATCCTCCAAGGCCGCACAAGCAAGCGGGAGCCTGTGACTGATAAAAAACCAATCGACATTGACGATATACACCAGTCGATTCCGGTTCATGGGTCTATTATCCATTTCTTTCGGAGTCCAGCAAACGGAGGACACCTTCTTGCCAGGAAACTTTCGGCGTGTATCCGATCAGGCGGGCGGCTTTGGTCAAATCCGCCAAGGAATCTTTCACATCCCCCGCGCGGGCTGGTTCAAAACGCGGGGTGAAGGAAGTGCCTAGGACATGGTTAAACTCATTGATAACGTCCAAGAGGGACACCCTCTGGCCGGAGGCGATATTCATGACTTCCCCTTCCAAAGGTTTATCCGAGAACATCGATAATAAATTCGCCTCAACGGCATTATCCACAAAAGTAAAATCTCTCGTTTGTGAGCCATCCCCGAAAATCAATGGGGCTTGCCCAGCTCTCATGACCGTGGAGAATTTCGCCATGACCCCGGAGTAAGGGCTATCAGGGTCTTGCCGCGGTCCAAAAATATTAAAATACCGCAG belongs to Verrucomicrobiota bacterium and includes:
- a CDS encoding glycosyltransferase family 4 protein, with the translated sequence MNRNRLVYIVNVDWFFISHRLPLACAALEDGWDVWIFTTDTGRVDELASRGFHIRKIPLGRAMQNPFLELYCFLSIFWGLLTLRPAVVHCVAFKAVVFGGLAARLCRIPRMILAVTGFGSTFLTTTWKTRLWRKAVFSLMQFICASPGAKVILQNRDDVAEFISAQIATPAQIALIRGSGVDIDEFIFSPEPDMAGGFVCTLPARLLRDKGIYEFVEAAKILRASGKIPGLKMVLAGGIDPHNRSSISGDELDEWVGSGLIEWIDHQKDMVRVYHQCHVVVLPSYREGLPKVLIEAGACGRVSVTTDVPGCREIISHGVNGLIVPAKDGSSIAQAIETLFSDAPFRLQMCRRAREMVVDGYDIRQVISKTLSLYR